The following coding sequences lie in one Arachis ipaensis cultivar K30076 chromosome B05, Araip1.1, whole genome shotgun sequence genomic window:
- the LOC107641151 gene encoding N-terminal acetyltransferase A complex catalytic subunit NAA10-like gives MECPFRLTNVVANRSPATPAQCRRRSSLVVAIQCFIFVEVFGAEYVSLHVRKSNRVAFNLYTETLGYKIHDVEAKYYVDGENAYDMRNQLKGKQTHQHPHSGGHHHHHYNHHREHGGGCCSSEAKAEKTETRNAKRT, from the exons ATGGAGTGCCCTTTTCGGTTGACCAATGTTGTCGCAAACCGGTCACCTGCAACTCCAGCACAATGTCGCCGTCGGTCTAGCCTGGTAGTCGCCATTCAATGCTTCATCTTCGTGGAG GTGTTTGGTGCTGAGTATGTCTCCCTACATGTTAGAAAGAGCAATCGTGTTGCATTTAATTTGTACACGGAGACATTGGGTTACAAGATTCATGATGTGGAGGCGAAGTATTATGTAGATGGGGAGAATGCTTATGACATGAGGAACCAGCTCAAGGGGAAGCAGACGCATCAGCATCCTCATAGTGGGggtcatcaccaccaccactacaATCATCATCGTGAgcatggtggtggttgttgttcTAGTGAAGCAAAGGCAGAGAAGACAGAGACGAGAAATGCGAAGCGCACCTGA
- the LOC107642089 gene encoding putative pentatricopeptide repeat-containing protein At1g12700, mitochondrial: MLRAASFSRFSFSLHIPSFLVPYVFPFRFPSCSCSMSSLHSHSELTSPRHVDEAVDSFTRMLSMRRPPSIIQFNQILGSLAKTHHFPTAISLFQQLQARGVAPSIVTMNILINCYCGMGRTTLAFSVFAMIFRMGFQPNTITLTTLIKGLCLCGKVEKALHFHDRMLAQGFQFNQITYTTLIDGLCKTGHTAAAIQVLRKIPQYGIVPDVFMYSAIIDSLCKDTLVSQAFHFYSEMLAKGISPNVITYTTLIFGLCLVGQLKEAIDLLNHMMLNNITPNVHTYNTLIDGLCKEGNIKDAKSVLAVMTKDGVKRDVVTYHCLMDGYCLVNELNKAKCIFDTMTQIGMAPDIRSYNIIINGLCKSKLMDDALNLFDEMRRKNLVPDTVTYNTLIDGLGKSRRISCASKLLVEMHNKGQLADIITYNSLLDGMFNIKQLDKALVLFNQMKESGIDPDICTYNILIDGLCKCGRLTDAKEIFQDLSIKNYHPNVRTYNIMINGLCKEGLSKEALALLSEMEDNGCLPNAMTFEIIIRALFGKGENDRAEKLLREMIARGLLNG, translated from the coding sequence ATGTTGCGAGCAGCATCATTCTCGAGGTTCAGCTTCTCTCTTCATATCCCCTCTTTTCTTGTGCCCTATGTTTTCCCTTTTCGCTTTCCTTCCTGTTCATgttcaatgtcaagccttcacTCTCATTCTGAGCTCACATCCCCTCGCCATGTTGATGAAGCTGTTGATTCCTTCACTCGCATGCTCTCTATGCGTCGCCCTCCATCCATCATCCAATTTAACCAGATTTTGGGGTCTCTTGCCAAGACGCACCATTTCCCCACCGCCATTTCCCTTTTTCAGCAATTGCAAGCCAGGGGAGTTGCGCCCAGCATAGTTACTATGAATATTTTAATCAATTGTTACTGCGGCATGGGTCGGACCACTCTCGCTTTCTCTGTATTCGCCATGATTTTCAGGATGGGTTTTCAGCCAAATACAATAACATTGACTACACTCATTAAAGGTCTCTGTCTATGTGGTAAGGTTGAAAAAGCACTGCACTTTCACGACAGAATGCTGGCTCAAGGATTTCAGTTTAATCAAATCACTTATACCACCTTGATTGATGGGCTCTGTAAGACCGGACACACAGCAGCTGCTATTCAAGTGTTGAGAAAGATCCCACAGTATGGCATTGTTCCTGATGTCTTCATGTATAGCGCAATTATTGATAGCCTGTGCAAGGATACACTTGTAAGTCAGGCTTTTCATTTCTATTCTGAAATGCTTGCTAAGGGAATTTCTCCTAATGTTATCACCTATACCACTCTAATTTTTGGATTGTGCCTTGTGGGTCAACTTAAGGAAGCCATTGATTTACTAAATCATATGATGCTGAACAACATTACTCCAAATGTTCATACCTATAATACTTTGATTGATGGACTATGTAAGGAGGGAAATATCAAAGATGCTAAGAGTGTGTTGGCTGTGATGACAAAAGATGGTGTGAAAAGAGATGTGGTTACTTATCATTGTTTAATGGACGGGTATTGCTTGGTTAACGAATTAAACAAGGCAAAATGTATATTCGACACAATGACCCAGATAGGAATGGCTCCTGATATCCGAAGttacaatattattattaatggCTTGTGCAAAAGTAAATTGATGGACGATGCCTTGAATCTCTTTGACGAGATGCGTCGCAAGAACTTGGTTCCTGACACGGTAACTTACAATACTCTAATTGATGGCTTGGGAAAATCAAGGAGAATCTCTTGTGCTTCAAAGCTTCTTGTTGAGATGCATAATAAAGGTCAACTTGCTGATATAATCACTTACAATTCCTTGTTGGATGGGATGTTCAATATCAAACAACTTGACAAGGCACTTGTGTTATTTAATCAAATGAAAGAGAGTGGCATTGATCCAGATATATGCACGTATAATATACTTATTGATGGCCTATGCAAATGTGGAAGACTTACAGATGCAAAAGAGATTTTTCAAGATCTCTCCATTAAAAACTATCATCCAAATGTGAGGACATACAATATTATGATCAATGGGCTCTGCAAAGAGGGCTTATCTAAAGAAGCATTGGCCCTGCTGTCAGAAATGGAAGACAACGGTTGCTTACCAAATGCTATGACTTTTGAAATCATTATTCGTGCTTTGTTTGGAAAAGGTGAGAATGACAGAGCGGAGAAACTTCTTCGGGAAATGATTGCTAGAGGCTTATTGAATGGATGA
- the LOC107644214 gene encoding zinc finger protein VAR3, chloroplastic (The sequence of the model RefSeq protein was modified relative to this genomic sequence to represent the inferred CDS: added 46 bases not found in genome assembly) encodes MSASKLALYGFGTTLFRTHRFLSSSFLPFSKPILFPLKPPPRRRAFSSSAATAVTSVDQDNRLQIHHPWPEWISFVDRLSTKGYLTKSSSSGDDGDDAVYVNMNLLKDACLSFGRDRYDLFRLLSSSDLQAIVEGGCPNLLRKAVNSAKRLRAHLQLDEGDVCSACHLRGSCDRAYVIMETLGVDARTVDVVRILLFYALDPVVLSGGEKPSGRELVESSVRKLLSQLIELSESSPAPAPHAPARSKPTAQNAVAEGQPLTSTTSKFSKEAEMKKHDWICQKCNFMNFSRNTECLNCKKNKPKDVDLPTNQMSKGDWICPECSFMNFSRNFQCLKCKTTGPKRINLDEVEMKKGDWNCPQCGFMNFASKSKCLRCSEQRPKKHPGDWSCSKCGFMNFASKVKCLHCQEPSPSSNKYQHPGDWSCPKCNFYNYARNKNCLKCNIERPKEQPTNEHEEHVWKRSY; translated from the exons ATGTCAGCTTCAAAGCTCGCACTGTACGGATTCGGAACCACCCTGTTCCGTACCCATCGattcctctcttcttcctttcttccctTCTCTAAACCAATCCTT CCGCTACCGCCGTCACCTCTGTCGACCAGGACAACCGCCTCCAAATCCACCATCCTTGGCCCGAATGGATCTCTTTCGTCGACCGTTTGAGTACCAAAGGCTATCTAACCAAATCCTCTTCTTCTGGCGATGATGGAGACGACGCCGTTTACGTCAACATGAACCTCTTGAAGGATGCCTGTCTCAGCTTCGGTCGTGACCGCTACGATCTTTTCAG GTTGCTGTCCTCGAGTGATCTTCAAGCAATCGTGGAGGGAGGATGTCCTAATCTTCTCCGAAAAGCTGTAAATTCGGCTAAAAGGTTGAGAGCCCACCTGCAATTAGATGAAGGGGAT GTCTGTAGTGCTTGCCACCTGCGAGGCTCCTGTGATAGGGCTTATGTGATTATGGAGACCCTTGGAGTTGATGCTCGAACTGTGGATGTAGTTAGAATACTTTTGTTCTACGCACTAGATCCAGTTGTTCTTTCTGGTGGAGAGAAACCCTCGGGGAGAGAACTTGTTGAATCATCTGTGCGAAAACTTCTCTCCCAGCTGATTGAGTTGAGTGAGTCATCTCCTGCTCCAGCTCCTCATGCTCCTGCTCGATCAAAGCCCACTGCCCAAAATGCTGTGGCAGAAGGCCAACCACTAACTTCAACAACTAGTAAATTTTCAAAAGAAGCGGAGATGAAGAAACATGACTGGATTTGCCAAAA ATGCAATTTTATGAACTTCTCTAGGAATACAGAATGcttaaattgtaaaaaaaataagCCAAAGGATGTTGATCTGCCTACTAATCAAATGAGTAAAGGAGATTGGATATGTCCAGA ATGCAGTTTTATGAATTTTTCCAGAAATTTTCAGTGTCTAAAATGTAAGACAACCGGGCCCAAGAGGATCAATCTAGATGAAGTTGAAATGAAAAAAGGAGATTGGAATTGTCCACA GTGCGGGTTCATGAATTTCGCTAGTAAATCGAAGTGTTTGCGTTGCTCTGAGCAAAGACCCAAGAAACATCCCGGGGACTGGAGTTGCTCCAA GTGTGGTTTCATGAATTTTGCTAGTAAAGTGAAGTGCTTGCATTGTCAAGAGCCAAGTCCTAGTTCCAACAAATATCAACATCCCGGGGATTGGAGTTGTCCTAA GTGTAATTTCTACAATTATGCAAGAAATAAGAATTGTCTGAAGTGCAACATTGAACGACCTAAAGAGCAACCAACCAATGAGCATGAGGAGCATGTTTGGAAAAGATCATATTGA